The proteins below are encoded in one region of Coffea arabica cultivar ET-39 chromosome 4c, Coffea Arabica ET-39 HiFi, whole genome shotgun sequence:
- the LOC113739202 gene encoding uncharacterized protein has protein sequence MIENKGNEESVSGEDEQLEKEIPSYAKFLKEIMTRKRKLEDREIIALTEEYSAIIQNKLPPKLKDPRRFSLPCTIGNIEFSKALCDFGASVSLIPLTVARQLALHELKRTNITLQLADRSIRYSLGVLENVLLKIQKCIIPVNFVALDMEEDISIPIILGRPFLATAGTIIDVKNGKLKFQIGEEEGCKRRMMKKENYRPNIWMHNLFIGRGMFENLGQEKRLPPPSEIETPKLELKPLPNHLKYEFLGENETLPMIVSAYLEEEQLNKLL, from the exons ATGAtagaaaacaaagggaatgagGAGAGTGTTAGCGGAGAAGATGAGCAATTGGAGAAAGAG ATTCCTTCGTATGCCAAATTCCTCAAGGAGATAATGACGCGCAAAAGGAAATTGGAGGATCGCGAAATAATAGCATTAACTGAGGAGTATAGCGCCATCATACAAAACAAGCTGCCACCAAAGTTGAAAGATCCGAGGAGATTTTCTCTACCTTGCACTATTGGTAACATTGAATTTTCAAAAGCATTATGTGACTTTGGTGCAAGTGTGTCCTTAATTCCTTTAACGGTGGCTAGACAACTAGCGTTGCATGAGCTAAAACGCACAAATATTACTTTGCAGTTAGCAGATCGGTCTATTAGATATTCACTAGGAGTCTTGGAGAATGTACTgctcaaaatacaaaaatgtATCATTCCGGTGAATTTTGTGGCATTAGATATGGAGGAAGATATATCTATACCAATTATCTTAGGTAGGCCATTTTTAGCAACTGCGGGTACTATTATTGATGTTAAAAATGGCAAACTCAAGTTTCAAATAGGTGAAGAAGAG GGGTGCAAGAGGAGAATGATGAAGAAAGAGAATTATAGACCCAATATTTGGATGCACAACCTCTTTATAGGAAGGGGTATGTTTGAAAATCTTGGACAAGAAAAGAGACTTCCACCACCGTCGGAGATAGAAACTCCAAAACTTGAACTCAAGCCACTTCCTAACCACTTGAAGTACGAGTTTCTTGGTGAAAATGAAACTCTTCCAATGATTGTTAGTGCTTATTTGGAAGAAGAGCAACTCAATAAGTTGCTATGA